A portion of the Edaphobacter lichenicola genome contains these proteins:
- a CDS encoding protein kinase domain-containing protein yields MKSEIEQTSAQKSSADGGTNTARGDTTVAYVPAKKLLGRYEIEQIIGAGGMGEVYRAQDTRLERTVVVKMLRHETAADSSFRRRFLNEARTASALNHPNIVAIYDICTEKDVDFIVMEHIDGVTLENLIAKEALSLDQLAGLGSQVALALGAAHAAGIVHRDIKPANIMVTKAQEVKVLDFGIAKVQRAGPDTQLTGVGQIVGTIAYMSPEQTRGEDTDHRSDVFSFGSVLYEAATGRKPFQAASAIRLMHEIATADPEPPSVHRPELQPEFVRLVMRCLEKERGLRPESAIELATELKSLTFSNRPRTQVRSKCPTVAVVPLKLRGAATDQYLSVSLAEALIHRLSSTGKLLVRPIASVIRYSGEEIDWARIARELNVDLVVEGAVQIAGGKIRVLVQIHRASDAETIASLKQDGESDDLFALQDRLADKVSDVFVPRQKTETGARVLPTKHAGAFELYLRAVDRQVHVDKFEMASAIELLNRATELDPAFADAWGLLAQACAQMGSHLDTDPKWFELGETAIARTLELDPIQCTALCARSMILWSTSRSFQNRAALRALNAAVKIDPSRPTARHQRSAIFWHLGFLDAAEQDAIELQATHPAMGTMHRGAIALQRGDFDLSSEFYRRALELEPNAILSHVMSPFPVLYAGRLKEARSTIDKTRQTFPAEPFVLGMTAIIAGIEGDHKRAEELADEAAQSSHSMTHTHHTWHACAAAYALSGKTDKAIHELERCAAMGLPSYRLFEVDPYLQSLRKDSRFEQLMTRLRRDHDSMRDEFGLDD; encoded by the coding sequence ATGAAAAGCGAAATCGAGCAGACGTCGGCGCAAAAAAGTTCTGCTGACGGTGGAACAAACACCGCTCGCGGGGACACTACGGTTGCGTACGTTCCAGCCAAAAAACTCCTGGGACGGTATGAGATCGAGCAGATCATCGGTGCTGGGGGCATGGGCGAAGTGTATCGCGCACAGGACACACGTCTGGAGCGCACAGTCGTGGTAAAGATGCTGCGGCATGAGACGGCCGCCGATAGCTCATTTAGACGGCGTTTCTTGAACGAAGCTCGCACAGCATCAGCGCTCAATCACCCCAACATTGTGGCCATCTACGACATTTGTACGGAAAAGGACGTAGATTTCATCGTGATGGAGCATATCGATGGAGTAACCCTCGAAAACCTCATCGCGAAAGAGGCCCTGAGCCTGGACCAGCTGGCTGGGTTAGGCTCTCAGGTCGCTTTGGCTCTGGGTGCCGCACATGCGGCGGGCATCGTGCATCGAGACATCAAGCCCGCCAATATCATGGTCACGAAGGCCCAAGAGGTCAAAGTGCTCGACTTCGGAATCGCGAAAGTACAGCGGGCCGGACCGGATACGCAGTTGACCGGCGTAGGCCAGATCGTCGGAACGATTGCGTACATGTCGCCGGAACAAACACGTGGCGAAGACACGGATCACCGGTCAGATGTCTTTTCGTTCGGTTCCGTTCTCTATGAAGCGGCCACAGGGCGAAAACCATTTCAGGCAGCTAGCGCCATTCGTCTGATGCATGAGATCGCAACCGCCGATCCAGAACCGCCCAGCGTACATCGCCCGGAACTCCAGCCGGAGTTCGTTCGCCTGGTCATGCGGTGCCTCGAAAAGGAACGAGGCCTGCGCCCGGAATCTGCCATCGAGTTGGCCACGGAACTCAAGTCTCTTACCTTTTCCAATCGGCCTCGAACGCAAGTCCGCTCAAAATGTCCTACGGTGGCAGTCGTCCCTCTGAAACTACGAGGTGCGGCAACAGACCAATATCTTTCGGTTTCGCTTGCAGAGGCCCTGATCCATCGACTTTCGTCCACCGGCAAGCTGTTAGTGCGTCCCATCGCAAGCGTTATTCGTTACTCCGGTGAAGAGATTGATTGGGCAAGGATCGCCAGGGAGTTGAACGTTGACCTGGTCGTCGAAGGCGCCGTTCAAATTGCTGGCGGCAAGATTCGCGTCCTGGTGCAGATCCATCGAGCGAGCGACGCGGAGACCATTGCCTCCTTGAAGCAGGACGGCGAGTCAGATGACCTCTTTGCGCTGCAGGACCGCCTGGCCGACAAGGTGAGCGACGTCTTTGTTCCTCGCCAGAAGACCGAAACCGGCGCACGGGTACTCCCGACGAAGCATGCCGGAGCGTTTGAACTCTATCTTCGTGCAGTCGATCGACAGGTTCATGTAGATAAATTCGAAATGGCTTCGGCAATCGAGTTGCTGAACCGTGCCACGGAATTAGACCCCGCTTTTGCGGACGCCTGGGGACTGTTGGCCCAGGCTTGCGCTCAGATGGGATCTCATCTGGATACCGATCCAAAGTGGTTCGAATTGGGAGAGACCGCTATCGCACGAACCCTCGAACTTGACCCGATACAGTGCACTGCTTTGTGCGCCCGTAGCATGATATTGTGGTCGACTTCGCGAAGCTTTCAAAACCGTGCGGCACTCCGCGCATTAAACGCAGCGGTTAAAATCGATCCCTCAAGACCAACCGCGCGCCATCAGCGTTCCGCCATCTTTTGGCATCTGGGCTTTCTCGACGCCGCGGAGCAGGACGCAATCGAGCTGCAGGCTACGCATCCGGCTATGGGCACAATGCATCGCGGCGCCATCGCCCTGCAACGTGGCGATTTTGACCTAAGCTCAGAGTTTTATCGACGTGCGCTCGAACTTGAGCCAAACGCCATACTGAGTCACGTCATGTCGCCATTTCCAGTCTTATACGCTGGAAGGCTTAAAGAGGCGCGATCGACAATCGACAAGACCCGGCAAACGTTCCCCGCAGAGCCGTTCGTTCTCGGGATGACAGCCATTATCGCTGGGATAGAAGGGGACCATAAGCGTGCTGAGGAACTTGCCGATGAAGCGGCGCAGAGCAGCCATAGCATGACGCACACCCACCACACCTGGCACGCTTGCGCTGCGGCCTACGCTTTGAGTGGGAAGACGGACAAAGCGATCCATGAACTCGAACGATGTGCAGCGATGGGTCTGCCGAGCTATCGCCTGTTCGAAGTGGATCCATACCTTCAATCTCTGCGCAAAGATTCCCGGTTTGAGCAACTCATGACCAGGCTGCGACGTGATCATGATTCGATGCGGGATGAGTTCGGGTTAGATGACTAG